The genomic DNA TGGCCGAGGTGGCGCTCGCCTCCATCAGGAAGTCCGGCAGGCGATCGCCGGGCTTGGCGTGCGCGCCCGTTGCCCCGATGAGCAGCCCTGCGGCCACGGTGAGCGAGGCGAGGAGCCCCGCGATGCGTGAGCGGGGCCTGGGGGCGTGACTGGGAGGCGGTGTCATGACTCCACCATACAGGGACACCCCGGCCCATGTGCCTGCGGGAAAGGGCAGCATCGGCGCCCTATGGCGACCGGCCGTGCGGTGCCCTACCCTGAGGGCTCCACGGCGACCTGGCGAAGTGGGAACGCATCGGTCTGCAAAACCGACATGAACCGGTTCGATTCCGGTGGTCGCCTCTGTACTTCACCGACACCGTGTTGCTCGCCTTGCCGGTGGCCTTGGGCGTGAGCGGCGACACGGTGGCCGCGCCCTTGGGGAACGGCTCCGGCACGGTCACTGAGATGGTGCGGGTGGTGCCGGGGCGTACGCTGACCTTCCACAGCTGCGCCACGGTGCCCCTGCGCGAGATGCTGACGCGCGACTGATCCGCTGCCGATCGGCTGGCCCGTGAGGTGACCGAGAGCTTCTTGCCGCGGGTGGCCGACGTGTCGCGGTAGCCGCTGACCATGCTGGCCGTGGGCGCGGGGATCGGCGCGCCACCGGGCATGGCGAGCACGCCGACGTTGCCAGTGGCGCCGTCGGTGAACCAGAGGTTCCCGTCGGGCCGATCGCGACGCTGTTGGTCCCTGCGTTGCCGCGCTTCGCCACGACCGTGTCGGACGTCAGGGTGCCCGCCGGGCTGATGCGCAGGATGCCGTTCGGCGCGCTGGTCCAGGCGTTGCCGTCCTGGGCGGAGAGGATCGTGCAATCGAGTATGCAACCGGTCCCCGGCAGCGAAGCCACGGTGGTCATCACGCCCGTGAGCTGAATGGCCACCACCGAGCTCGCGCTACCCGGGCCCATGGGATCCTGCGGCGGCACGGTGGCCCACATCACGCCGGTGGGGCCGATGGTGAGCGCCCGGGCGCCCACGCTCCAGCCGGGCTTCGCGCCCGAGGGCAGCGGCAGCGGGAAGAACTGCATGGCGCCGGCGGTGGTCATGCGGCCGATCACGCCCGCCCCCCTACTAAAGGGCGGCAAACCAGATCGCTCCGTCCGGCCCGATGGCCGGGGCCACTCCGACGCTGGTGGTGAGCGCGCCCGACGTGAGGGGGTATGACGTGAACGCGCTCCCCGTGGTGGAGCAAATCTTGGCCGTGGCCGCCGTCATACACGGGTCGTTGCTCGCGCCCGCCGTGACGTTGCCGCCGTCCGGCGGGAGCGGATAGGCCGAGTAGGTGCCACCATCGCACGCAGGCCGCCGCCGGGGGAGGCGACGTTCCCGTACGAGTACCCGATGTTCCCGTCCGACCCGCCGGCGATGCTGCCCATGGCCTGGCCTGGCCGGGTCCGGGCGGGTACTCCACCGATGATCCGGAGTCGGGGTTGGCGGCGGAGCTGGCGGTGGTGGCCGCGCCGAGTGCGGCGATGACGGCGCCGGCGGCGATGAGGGCCCGGGTGCGCATGAGGGGATCCTGTGGGCGAATGCAACTCGGGAAAGTCAGCAGGCGGGCTGGTCGGCACCCGCGAGCAGCCAGCAGGCCACCGCCGCTGCGGCAGCCACGTTGAGGGAGTCCACGCCGGAGGCCATGGGGATGGTCACGCGGGCGTCGGCCGCCGCGAGCATCTGCTCGCTCAGCCCGGGGCCCTCCGTGCCCAGCGCTAGGGCGACGCAGGCGCCGGACCTATCGGCGAGTGCATCGGGCAGCGGCTGCGCATCGGCTTCCGGCGTGAGGGCCAGCAGGGCGAATCCGTGCGCGCGCAGGTCTGCCACCGGGTTGGCGGTGATGGCCCAGGGGTGCACCAGGGCGGCGCCCATGGAGGTGCGCAGCGCCCTGCGGCCGAAGGGGTCGGCCGACCCGGGCCCGATGAGCGTGGCGTCCACGCCCAGCGCGGTGGCGCTGCGGATGATGGTGCCCACGTTCGAGGGGTTCATCACGCCCTCGAGCACAAGCACGCGATGGGCGGCGGGCAGCACGGCGCCCGGGGCGGGGTCGGGCGGGCGATCGAATGCGCCAAGCATCTCGCGCATGGCGCCGAAGCCCGTGAGCCGCTGGATCTCCTCGGGGTCGAGCGTGAGCACGGGCACGTCGGGCGATGGCAGGGCGCCGCCGTACTCGGTGCTCACCAGCAGCGCCTGCAGGTGATGGCCGGCGTGCAGGCAGCGCTGCACCACCCGCGCGCCCTCGGCCAGCAGCAGGCCTCCCCGGCCGTCGGGCGGTGGCCGCCGCACGCGGCGCTCCTGGCCGCGCAGGCCCGCGAACTTCTGGCGCAGGGCGTCGTCGTGCATACCGGCACCTTATGGCGGTAAGGTCATGGCATGTCGGCGCACGCGATGACTCCCGAGCGGGCGGCGCCCAACCTGCGCAAGTGGAACGTCGCGCTGGCCATCCTGCATGCGGCGCAGGGCGTGGCGATCCTGCTGCTGTCCAACGGGTTCTCGCTGGGCATCACGATCCCTTACATGACGGGCCCGCCGGGCAGCCCCATCCTGGGCGGCGACCCGGTGTGGCAGGTGCCCATCGCCACGTTCGTGGCCATCTTCCTGTTCCTCGCGGCACTCGACCACCTGCTGTGCGCGCTGCCCGGCATCGACCGCTGGTACATCGCCAACCTCGGGCGGGGCACCAATCCGCTGCGCTGGTGGGAGTACTCGGTCAGCGCGTCGCTGATGATCGTGCTTATCGCCCTGGTGAGCGGCATCGACCAGTCCACCGCGCTCATCGCGCTGTTCGGCGCCAACGTCGGGATGATCCTCTTCGGCCTGGCCATGGAGCAGCGCAACCCCGCGGGCACCGAGAAGGTGGACTGGCGTCCATTCGCATACGGGTGCATCACCGGGGCATTCCCGTGGATCGCCATCGGCCTGGTGCTGGTGCGCGCGCAGATCGACGTCGGCGTGCCCGCCGCCATCTGGGCCATCTACATCTCGCTGTTCGTGCTGTTCTTCACCTTCGCGCTCAACATGTGGCTGCACTACGCGCGCAAGGGGCGGTGGGCCAACATCGTCTCGTACGAGAAGACCTACCTGGTGCTCTCGCTTGTGGCGAAGTCACTACTCGCGTGGCAGATCTTCGCCTCGGCCCTGGCCGGATGATCGGCTGGCTCATCGCGAGCAAGGCCGACCCCGAGGCCTACCGCATGCCGGTGATCGTCGCAGCGCTGTTCGTGGTGATCCCCGCGGCGATGGTGCCGGTGATGGGCTTCGGGGCCATCGTCACCGGTTCGCACGGAGCGGGCTGGGCGATGATCGCCGGATTCTTCGCGTCCCTGGGCGCCATCGGCGCCGCGGCAATCGTGGCGGCAATCCCGGCCGCGGCCACCCGCACGCGCCCGCCGGTGCCCGCCCTGCTGGTTGCGGGCGGCACCACCCTGGCGCTGATCGCGGGCATCCTGCTGGTCCCGGTGCTCATGGCCGCGATGGCGAACTGACCGCCCGAACCCCGGTGTCAGGCACTTAACCCAGGGTCACAGATCACGCACGACTCGGTTAAGTGCCTGACACCGGGGTTGGGGGCGTCTGTCACCCTCCGTGTTTCGGCACGTTGCCCCGGGGGTGGGGCATGGCTAGCATTCCCGCGGCAAGCGGACCGTCACGTCCCCGGTGTCCCGAATCTTCCCAGGGGCCTGTCGATTCGCCGCCTGGGCCACGCGCGTCCCGGGTGCAATTTCTCCATGGAGGCACGTTGTCCGCACGGAATTCCGTCGTAGTCCGCCTTGCAGGTGAGTCCGGCGAGGGCGTCATCTCCTGCGGGGACATCCTCACGCAGGCCGCCGCGCGCGGTGGGTACTACACCCAGACGTTCCGCACCTTCCCCGCCGAGATCAAGGGCGGCCCGTGCATGTACCAGTTCCGCCTGAGCGACGAGCCCATCTGGAGCCACGGCAAGGACGTGGACCTGCTCGTGTGCTTCAACCAGGAGGCCTGGGACCTCAACTGGGACTCCCTGGGCCCCGAGGGCGTGATCCTCTACGACTCGATCGAGGTGACGATCCCCGACGAGTACATCGAGCGCGCCCGCCCCGTGCGCATGGATGAGCTGGCCAAGGAGATCGGCGGTTCCACCCGCGCCAAGAACATGGTGGCCGCGGGGGCCATCGCCGCCGTCATCGCCTTCGACACCACTCCCATCGAGGAGTTGGTGCTGCGCCGCTACGCCCACAAGGAGGGCGTCGCCGACGCCAACATCGCCGCCCTTCACGCCGGCGCCATTGAGGCGCACGACCTCAAGGGGCGCTACCCGCTGGTGCCGCCGGTGGAGGTCGAGGAAGACCGCATGCTCATCTCGGGCAACCAGGCCATCGCCGTGGGTGCCGTGGCCGCGGGGGTCAAGTACTTCGCCGGCTACCCCATCACGCCGGCCTCGGACATCCTCGAGTGGCTGTCGGTGCGCCTTCCCCAGGTGGGCGGCCTCACCATCCAGTGCGAGGACGAGATCGCCTCGCTGGCGTCGGTGGTGGGTGCGTCGTACACCGGCGCGAAGGCCATGACGGCCACCTCGGGCCCCGGCATCTCGCTCATGAACGAGCTCATCGGCTACGCCGGCACGGCGGAGATCCCCGTGGTGATCGTGGACGCCCAGCGCGGGGGCCCATCCACCGGCCTTCCCACCAAGACCGAGCAGAGCGACCTCAACCAGGCGCTCTACGGCAGCCACGGCGAGGCTCCCCGCGTGGTGATGGCGCCGGTGTCGGTGGAGGACTGCTTCTACTCCATCGTCGACGCCTTCAACTACGCCGAGGAGTTCCAGGTGCCGGTGCTGCTGCTCACCGACCAGGGCCTGGCCACCCGCCTCGAGGTGATCCACCGCCCCGACCCGGAGAAGCTCAACATCGTCTGTCGCACGACCTCAGCCGGCATCGCCCGCGAGGACTACAAGCGCTACGAGTACACCGACAGCGGCGTGTCGCCCATGGGGCTGCCCGGCGAGCCCGAGGGCATGTACGTGGCCACGGGCATCGAGCACGACGAGTACGGCCACCCGGGCTACACCCCGGAGATCCACCTCGGCATGCAGACCAAGCGCCTCGGCAAGCTCGAGCCCATCCGCGAGACCTCGCGCGTGGCCACCCACGGCGAGGCCCAGCCGGCCGACATCGCGTTCATCGGATTCGGATCCACCTTCGGCCCGGTGCGCGAGGCGGTTGACCGCCTTGCCGAGCAGGGCCTGTCGGTGGGCGCCTTCTACCCGCGCGTGCTCGGGCCGTTTCCGGCCAGCCGCGCGGAGGAGTTCGTCGCCAACGCAAAGCGCATCATCGTCCCCGAGGTGAACTACACCGGGCAGCTCGCCCGCCTGATCAAGGCCGAGACCACCATCAACGAGCTGGAGAGCGTCGCGAAGTGCGACGGACTTCCGTTCACCGCAGAGGCCATCATCGACCTGGCAGCCCAGGAGGTAGCCGCATGAGCACCCGGAAGCCCAACGACTACAAGTCGGAGCTCAAGCCCATCTGGTGCCCCGGGTGCGGCGACTTCGGCGTGCTGGCCTCGCTCTACCGATCCATGGCCGACATGGACCTCGACCCGAGCAGGACGGTGATCGTGTCGGGCATCGGCTGCTCCAGCCGCCTGCCGCACTTCGCCAGCACCTACGGCATCCACACGCTGCACGGCCGTCCGCTGCCGGTGGCCATGGGCGTCAAGCTGGCCAACCCCGACCTCACAGTGATCGCCGTGGGCGGTGACGGCGACGGCTTCGCCATCGGCGCCGGGCACTTCCCGCACGCGTCGCGCCGCAACATCGACGTCACCTACCTGGTGATGGACAACGAGATCTACGGCCTCACCAAGGGCCAGGCCTCGCCCACGTCGCTGTTCGAGCAGAAGGCACCGTCCACGCCGTTCGGCAACCCCGAGGACCCGCTCAACCCGCTGGCCCTGGCCATCGCGGCCGGTGCCTCGTTCGTGGCCCGCGGCGCGTCGTTCAACACCAAGGCGCTCACCGAGCTCATCACCCAGGCGGTGGAGCACAAGGGCTTCTCGTACATCGACGCCATGTCGCCGTGCACCACGTTCAACAACACGCAGGAGTCGTGGAAGGACGCCGTCACCGACGTCGCCCCCGACCACGACCCCACCGACCGCGTGAAGGCCTTCGACCTGGCCCTTCGCGGCGGTTTCTCGCTGGGCATCCTGTACCGCCAAGAGCGCACCACGCAGACCGAGCGCTACCGGGCGATCCTCGAGCAGGCCAAGCCGAGCGACGTCAACGTGATGCTCGACGGCTTCAACGCCCGCAAGGGCGCGGCCATCGGCAAGCCCGCCTAGGGGGTACCGGCCTCCCCGCGCACGCGGGCGTCGGCGTCCAGCGCCGTCTGCTTCATCTCCTCGGTGCGCTGTGCCACGCGCTCGGCCAGCTCGGGGTCGCCCAGGGCCAGGATTCGCGCGGCCAGCAGGCCGGCGTTGGTGGCGTTGTCCACGGCAACCGTGGCCACGGGAACCCCGCGCGGCATCTGCACGATCGACAGCAGGCTGTCCATTCCCGAGAGCGCCGAGGTGCGCACCGGCACGCCGATCACCGGCAGGATGCTCACCGACGCCAGCATGCCCGGCAGGTGCGCGGCGCCACCGGCCCCCGCGATGATCACCTTGATGCCGCGCTGCGCGGCATCCTTGCCGTACTCGATCATCTCCTCGGGTGTGCGGTGCGCGCTGGTCACGCGCACCTCGTGGGGAATGCCCAGTTCGCCCAGCACGTCCAGGGCGGACTGCATCACGGGCAGGTCGCTGTCCGACCCCATCACCACGCCCACGGTGGGCTGCTCGCTCACAGCCGCACCATCGAGGCGGCGAGGCGCGCGGTCTCCAAGGCGTCCTCGGGGCTTGATCCCAGGGCAGTCACGTGCCCCATCTTACGGCGCACGCGCACCTCGGCCTTGCCGTAGAGATGCACGTGCGCGCCGCCCACGGCCGCGGCCTCGGCGATGTCGGGGTCGCTGGGCCCGTCGCGTTCGCCAAGGAGGTTCACCAGCGCCGCCCCGGGCGCGATGAGCTCGGTGGGGCCGAGCGGCAGGCCGAGGATGCCCCGCAGGTGGTTCTCGAACTGCGAGGTGACGCAGCCCTCGATGGTGTGATGGCCCGAGTTGTGGGGACGGGGCGCCAGCTCGTTGATGAGTATCCGCTCGTCCTCGGTATGGAACATCTCCACGCCGGTCACGCCCGCGCCGCCCGCGGCCTCCGCCGCCGCGCGGGCCACGCGCTTGGCCTCGTGGCTCACGCCGGGGTCCACGGGAGCGGGGCAGAGCAGCTCGCGCAGCACGTGGTCGAGCTGGCGGGTCTCCACCACGGGATACACCGCATCGCCGCCGCCGTGCCGGCGCGCCACCATCACCGCGAGCTCGCGCTGGAACCGCACGAACTCCTCCACCAGCACCCCGCCGCCGCGCTCGGCCAGGCCGGGGTAGGCCGCCAGCGCGTCGCCCAAGTCCGCGCAGAGCGCGTTGCCGTAGCCGTCGTAGCCCAGGTGACGTGACTTCAGCATGAGCGGCCAGCCCAGGTCACGACCGATGGCCTCGAGGTCGTCGGCCGCGTCGGGCACCGCGAATGCCGGCACCGGCAGCCCCTCGTCCGCCAGTCGCTGCTTCTGCAGCGCCTTGTCCTGCACCACGCGCATCCGGGCGGGGTGGGGGCGCACGGGCGTGCCGGAATCCTCCACGGCCATCAGGAACTCGGCATCCACGAACTCGTTCTCGAGCGTGAGCACGCCGACCTCGCGCCCGATGCGCATGAGCGCCTCGGGGTCCTTCCAGTCGCCCCCCACCACGCCGGCGGCCATGGGCGTGGCCGGCTCGCCGGGCTGGCCCAGCACCGCCACGCGAATTCCGAGCGGCCACGCCGCCAGCACGGTCATCTGCGCGAGCTGCCCGGCTCCGGCGATGCCGACGTCGTATGCGGGGGCGCCCTCGCTCACGCGCGGCACCGTACCAGCGGCCGTCCGGGGCCTCCGGTACTCATTCGGGCGTTCCCGACGCGAGGTGGCGCATGGACCCGACAAAGCAGATCCAGATCTCGATGGTGGTGGTGGCCGTCCTCGGCGTGATCCTGGGCTTCGTGCTGGGCGGCTGGCTGTGGGCCCTGGTGGGCCTGGTGGCCGGATGGCTGCTCGGCGCCGCCCTCGGGGCCATCTGGGTGCGCCGCTAGCCCCTGGGGCCCGCCGGGCCCCTGCTAACGTCCGGCGCCCGAGGGCGTTTAGCTCAGTTGGGAGAGCACCAGCTCGACAAGCTGGGGGTCACTGGTTCGAGCCCAGTAACGCCCATCCTCGGGGAAAGGTCCGCTTATGCGGGCCTTTCTTCGTTTGGCACCTCCCTCGATTTGGGCCCCACCCCGACTGACCAACTGCGTGGTTTCGGCGCCTGCGGAGTGGGTGATGGGTACGGAGTGGGTGATGGGTACTGTCCAGCCATGAACTCCTCCACTCGCCGCCAGTTCCTCCAGTACGCCGTCGGTTCGACGGCAGCGGTGATCCTCAGCCCCTACCTGGACCGCTTGTCGGCTGCCGCGCCGCGCGGGCGCGTGTCCGATGCCGAGGCCGCTGCCCGACGCGTGCTCGAGATGGCGCGTCGCTCGGTGTACTTCGGCAGTCGCGGGGTCGGGGGCCTGATCATGGACAACCGCACCGGAAGGGTCATCGCCGAGGGAAGGAACACCCGCTACCGGAGGGTCAACGCCTCCGTTGCCTCGATCGCCGACGAGGTCCTCACATGGGACTACACCGCCCATGGTGAGACGGGCCTGACCAAGTGGTACTTCGCCAATCGCAGGCGACTGCGCCTGCCGCCTCCGGCCGGGCTGACCATCGTCACCACCCTCGACCCCTGCGCCATGTGCACCGGGTCGATCCTGACGGCGGGCTTCAGCGTGGCCACCGTGGCCCTCGACCCGACCGGCGGCATGAACCTCGGCGGGGATAACGCCTACGTGACGCTCCCCGCCGGCTTGCGCGCGGAGGCGCAGGGACGATCAGGCCTGTACGCGATCGACGGCCAGCGGGCGTATGTGGGCCCGGCGGGCATTCCGCTGCGGCAGACGAGCGTGTCCGGCGCGACCGGTGATGCATGCTCGTCGATCTTCTTCAACGCCCCGTCCCGCGACCTCAACCCGTGGGATGACATCCCGGTGTCGCGCCTCGTGGACCCGCGCTCGCTTCCGGCGCGCAGTCCCGCCCTTCGTGCCATGCGCCGGGCCTGGCCGCACGCGTTCGCGCTGCGGCTGGCCAACCCGCGCGAACCCACGCCAGAGCTCCACCGGTTCCTGACGCGCCTCAGCAGGCAGACCCCGGGCTCGCGAAACGCCGTGGCGTTCATCGACCCCTTCGGGAACCTGCTCGCGGCGTCTGCGGACACGCCCACGGTGAGCCCGATCGCGACCGCGTTCATGAACACGACGGAGTCGTACGCACGAACGCGATACGCCCTCTTCAACGACCCGGACACCCACCAGGGCGCGCGGCGTTCGCTGACCGAGCCGAGCCACGGCATCTTCGTGTGGCTCCACGCCCCGTCGCCCGGCCTCGCCACCACCATCAAGGACCTTGGCGCCTACGGGTCGTCGGTAGGGGGTCGCACTCCCGGGTCGTTCCAGCACTTCGAGTTGCCGCGCGAGGGATCCATCACCCAGCTGCGCGACCAGATCTCCCACCTGCCCCCGTACTACACCCAGAAGGTCGACATACAGCCCGTGCAGGTCGGCACCCGGTCGGCGATGGCCGCCGCGCACGACACCCGGGACGACGAGCGCACGCCCTACCCCGCGTACCCCTAGTACTCGTCGGGTGCGACCCTCACCCCCGTGATCTGGGCCAATACCACCTGCCCCAGCGGCATCGTGACCAACACCGGCTGCTGACTGGCTGACCCACACCCAAGGACTCGCGATGCCTCTTCGCACCACCGCCATCCTCATCACCGCCGCCGCTGCCACGTCAGTCGCCCTGCTCGCAGGATGCGGAGGCAGCGCGTCTGAGGCGACCACGTCCACGGCGACGTCCACGACCGCCGTACGCAAGGCGGCGCCGCGGGCGGCGAGCAGGCCGGCGTGCCTCCCGAGCTGCGCGAACGCAGACCTCCGCGGCGTGACCCTGTCACTTTCTAGCCTCGCCAGGCTCGACTTCTCAGGGGCGGATCTCAGCGACGCAAGACTCACCCCTGCGTTCCTCCGCGATACGAATTTCACGGGCGCCAACCTCTCCCGCGCGCTTGTGGTTGACGGGCAGTTCCAGATGGTGAACTTCGAAGGCGCGAACCTCACGGGCGCGACCTTCGGGGGGATGCTCGGTCTCGGCGTGAACTTCACCGACGCGAACCTCACCGACGCGATGTTCATCCGCGTGCTGGCCGGTAAGGTGAATTTCACCGGCGCGAACCTCACTGGCGCGCGCTTACGGGATACGACCTTCACCAGTTCGACCTTTTCCAACACCACCTGTCCCGACGGCAGCGTTACCAATACCGGCTGCTGGCCGCGGTGACCCCCCAAGGAGCCTCCCATGCGCCGCCTTCCCATCATCCTCACTGCCGCCGCCCTGGCGCTGCCCGCGGCCGCCGCAGCGTCGCCCGTCACGATCGGCACCGGTTCGAGGACCTGCGTCCTCAAGCCGAGTGCCGACTGCAGCAAGGTCACGTCCACGGCGCGCGTGGTGTTCTCGGGCAACCTCAAGGGCGCGAACTTCGCCGGGGCCACCCTGCGAAACGCCAACTTCCGGGGCGCGAACATCCGGGGGTCGAACTTCCGCCGGGCGCGGCTCGCCAACGTGAACCTGTCCAACGCAAACCTGACGGGCGCCAACTTCAGCGGGGTCAACCTCACCTCCACGCGGCTGAGGGGCAACCTCACGCGCGCCAACCTGTCGGGGGCGAACCTGGCCGGGGTCGACCTCACCAGCACCTCGCTCGACGGCGCCAACCTCGCGCGCGCCAACCTCACGGGCACGCAGCTCACCGGTGCGGTCGCGTCGGGCGCGAACTTCTCGGGCGCCACCATGACCAACGCGATCATGGCCGGGGCCGTCGCGTACGGGGCCAACCTCACCGGGGCCAACCTCTCGGGTGCGAGCCTCACGTCCACCTGCATGAATGCCGCCAACCTGACCGGCGTGAACGCGCAGGGGGCGAACCTGTCGTTCGCGCTGCTCGGCGGGCCCATCCCCGCCACCCGGACCGGCGGCGACTACAACTCCGCCTGCGCCGCCGTCGCGACCACGTACACCGCGGGAGCCAACCTGACGAACGCCAACCTCGTCGGGGCCAACCTGGCCGGCGCGATCGTGGTGGGCGTTGTCTGGACCGGCGCCACCTGCCCCAACGGCACCGTCACCAGCAGCGGGTGCTAGGTGGCTGAGAGGTAAAGCCCGAGCGCCATGCGGAGCCTCGACGCGCGTCGTCCAGCATCTGCGCGAACAACGTCTCAAGGGGGATTCCTGCGGCGGCCGCCATGGTGACGATCACGCTCGCCGGTGCGAATGAGCAGTAGGGCGATGACTCGAGGAACCACGGCACGCCCGCCGGGTCGACCCGGAAGTCGAAGAGCGAGTAGTGACGCGCCCCGAGCGCAGCATGGCAGCGGATCGCGGCATCCCGTACCGGCGCCGTGATCGGGTCGTCCGGGTCGACGATCCACGCGCGCGAGGAGTGCTTGGCCACCAGGTGGATCTCGCCGTCCGCGTCGCGGGCGATCTTGTCCGCGTGGGTCCTGATGGGCGCCGCCGGGTCGAGCGAATACTCCTCGAGGGGGAGGCACACCAGCTCGCCACGACGCACGATGCATCCCGCCCGCACCTCGCGACCCAGCGGGATGAAATCCTCGACCAGCACCTCATCGGCATGTGCGAACGCCTCGTCCAGCGCGTCGGCGAGATCGGCATCCCGGAGGACCACGCCGACACCCAGTGAGTTGTCGGCGTCGACGGGCTTCACCACGAGCGGTGGCGACAGCGACGGCCGCTCGCCCGCGCGCAGCACCTGGCCATCGGGCACCCGAACCCCGGCGGCAGACACGACGGCCTTGGCCCGCGCCTTGTGCACCGCCAGCGCCATGGCGTCGGGCGTCTGGCCGACATAGGGAATGCCCAGTGCATCGATGAGCGACCGGTAGTGCGTCATCCCGGGGACGCAGAACATCTGGGGTACCACGACGTCGGGCTCGAACTGCAGGAGGCGCGCGATCGCCTCGGGCAGGGGAAGAGGCTGCGCGCTGTCGAGGGCCGCCCTGCTCAGGTCATCCGGAAACCGCCAGCGGCCGTCCGGGGCTACATGGGCGATGCGGAACTCGTAGCGCACCGGATCGGCGGTAGCGGCGATGCAGTCCAGGGCGTAGCGGCGGGAGAGATCCTCGAGGAAGTCGCTCACCGGGGAGCCGGTGAGGTGCACGACGCGCACCACGATCAATCTCCGGCCGGCTCGACGAGCTTGCCGATGTTGAAGTCGATCCGCACCCATGCCGCCCGCCGCCGCAGGTTCCCGATGAGCAGCGCCGGGAGGTGCAGGGCATGGGCCATGAGGAACGGCAGGGGGTCCGAGGGGTCGAGGATGGCATCGGTGCCGCGCAGCACGATGCTCAGGCGCTCCCGGGCGTCGCGCGGCGCCGACACCAGCCGCCAGAGCTCGTGGTAGAGCCAGTAGGTGGGCCGGCTGCCGGGCCTGGGGCGGATCACCGGCACGCCATCCTCGAGGTACGCGCGGGCAAGGTCGGGGTGGTCGTGGAACAGCGTGATGGCCGAGTGGGTGCGGGGGTTGCATTCGATCGCGTAGAGCGCGCCGTCGTCGGCCTCGATGAAGTCGAACGACACCTGCCCTGTCAGGTCGAGGGGGAGGCAGAAGCGGGTGACCCAGTCCTCGATCCTGGGCTTGTCGACCATGGCGTAGTTCAACTGGAAGGGTGACGACTCGCAGCAGCAGTAGACCTGCACGCGTCCGCCACGAACCGTGCTGTGGGTGCAGTACTCGGTGCCCGGGATGAACTCCTGCAGCACCCATGGGTTCTCTTCGCTGATGGGCTTCTGCAGCGCGAACCTGTGGGTTTCCTCCGGCGTCGGCCGCGGGAGGGGGGTCAGGTCGAGTCGTTCCACCGGGTCGTACGCGATGCTCTTGAGGATGTACGGGCGCGCGGATCGCGAGAAGTCGAAGGCGAGCACCTCATCGGCCGACGTCACCCGATGCGT from Actinomycetota bacterium includes the following:
- a CDS encoding pentapeptide repeat-containing protein; the encoded protein is MRRLPIILTAAALALPAAAAASPVTIGTGSRTCVLKPSADCSKVTSTARVVFSGNLKGANFAGATLRNANFRGANIRGSNFRRARLANVNLSNANLTGANFSGVNLTSTRLRGNLTRANLSGANLAGVDLTSTSLDGANLARANLTGTQLTGAVASGANFSGATMTNAIMAGAVAYGANLTGANLSGASLTSTCMNAANLTGVNAQGANLSFALLGGPIPATRTGGDYNSACAAVATTYTAGANLTNANLVGANLAGAIVVGVVWTGATCPNGTVTSSGC
- a CDS encoding D-alanine--D-alanine ligase, which produces MIVVRVVHLTGSPVSDFLEDLSRRYALDCIAATADPVRYEFRIAHVAPDGRWRFPDDLSRAALDSAQPLPLPEAIARLLQFEPDVVVPQMFCVPGMTHYRSLIDALGIPYVGQTPDAMALAVHKARAKAVVSAAGVRVPDGQVLRAGERPSLSPPLVVKPVDADNSLGVGVVLRDADLADALDEAFAHADEVLVEDFIPLGREVRAGCIVRRGELVCLPLEEYSLDPAAPIRTHADKIARDADGEIHLVAKHSSRAWIVDPDDPITAPVRDAAIRCHAALGARHYSLFDFRVDPAGVPWFLESSPYCSFAPASVIVTMAAAAGIPLETLFAQMLDDARRGSAWRSGFTSQPPSTRCW
- a CDS encoding ATP-grasp enzyme, with the translated sequence MSHRRPGGSGGGARTLGALGLMAAMVPVNLALTATAALRGARRASAPPRPGPRRTVMVSGGKMTKALQLARSFHDAGHRVVLVETARYRFTGHRFSRAVDAFHVVPDPTDSGYAQALLDIVRAEDVDVYVPVCSPVASYFDAQAKEILSPHCEVIHADPGLLAGLDDKHQFAAMAAAAGLSVPDTHRVTSADEVLAFDFSRSARPYILKSIAYDPVERLDLTPLPRPTPEETHRFALQKPISEENPWVLQEFIPGTEYCTHSTVRGGRVQVYCCCESSPFQLNYAMVDKPRIEDWVTRFCLPLDLTGQVSFDFIEADDGALYAIECNPRTHSAITLFHDHPDLARAYLEDGVPVIRPRPGSRPTYWLYHELWRLVSAPRDARERLSIVLRGTDAILDPSDPLPFLMAHALHLPALLIGNLRRRAAWVRIDFNIGKLVEPAGD